The Drosophila bipectinata strain 14024-0381.07 chromosome 2L, DbipHiC1v2, whole genome shotgun sequence genome has a segment encoding these proteins:
- the Hrs gene encoding hepatocyte growth factor-regulated tyrosine kinase substrate, with translation MFRSSFDKNLENATSHLRLEPDWPSILLICDEINQKDVTPKNAFAAIKKKMNSPNPHSACYSLLVLESIVKNCGAPVHEEVFTKENCEMFSSFLESTPHENVRQKMLELVQTWAYAFRSSDKYQAIKDTMTILKAKGHTFPELREADAMFTADTAPNWADGKVCHRCRVEFTFTNRKHHCRNCGQVFCGQCTAKQCPLPKYGIEKDVRVCDGCFVALQRPMSGTKSGSRVADSDLPAEYLNSSLSQQVQTPARKSEEELKEEEELQLALALSQSEAEQQKQKQQSLTAAAAAYRMPQRSPSPEAPPAPKEYQQTIEETSNPELAKYLNRSYWEQRKISESSSMASPSAPSPMPPTPQPLQSIPLQAKSADEVQIDDFASNMRTQVEIFVNRMKSNSSRGRSISNDSSVQTLFMTLTSLHSQQLSYIKEMDDKRMWYEQLQDKLTQIKDSRAALDQLRQEHVEKLRRIAEEQERQRQMQMAQKLELMRQKKQEYLQYQRQLALKRIQEQEREMQLRQEQQKAQYLMGQAAPPFPYLPPSSVPQHGSPSHQLNNVYNPYAACIPGYPGGGPGPAPALNGHGQFQGIPPGMYNPAMPQQIPPNLQQPGGLIQQPPAQPGNGQMVPTMPENQFTNNPAILQQAPGQPAQHQLPVQQPQAHPVQPQAIPGQPQPIPGQPQQQHQPVPVQQQPQPQLSHVMLQQQQLPQSHPPLANQPALPVQAPPPVTEVANSQVLAVAAAPPPPQNEPDPAPQKSGEPATAELISFD, from the exons ATGTTTCGATCTAGCTTCGACAAAAACTTAG AAAATGCCACAAGCCACTTACGATTGGAGCCCGACTGGccctcaattcttcttatttGCGATGAAATCAACCAGAAAGATGTCAC CCCAAAAAATGCTTTTGCCGCAATTAAGAAAAAGATGAATTCCCCCAACCCACACTCTGCTTGCTATTCTCTTTTGGTCTTGGAAAGCATTGTAAAGAACTGTGGAGCTCCAGTGCACGAGGAGGTGTTCACCAAGGAGAACTGCGAGATGTTCAGCAGCTTCTTGGAGTCCACTCCTCATGAGAATGTGCGCCAGAAGATGCTAGAACTGGTCCAGACATGGGCCTACGCCTTTCGCTCCTCGGATAAATATCAAGCCATAAAA gataCCATGACCATTCTGAAGGCGAAGGGTCACACATTCCCTGAGCTCCGAGAGGCGGATGCAATGTTTACGGCTGACACGGCGCCCAACTGGGCAGATGGAAAAGTTTGCCATCGCTGTCGGGTAGAGTTTACCTTTACCAATCGCAAACATCATTGCCGAAACTGTGGCCAGGTCTTTTGCGGCCAGTGTACGGCCAAGCAGTGTCCTTTGCCCAAGTATGGGATCGAGAAGGATGTTCGGGTGTGCGACGGTTGCTTTGTGGCCCTCCAACGTCCGATGAGTGGCACCAAATCTGGATCTCGAGTGGCGGACAGTGACCTGCCGGCGGAATATTTAAACAGTTCATTGTCCCAGCAAGTGCAA aCCCCGGCCCGAAAAAGCGAGGAAGAACtaaaggaggaggaggagctacAGCTAGCACTAGCCCTTAGCCAGTCTGAAGCTGAGCAGCAAAAGCAGAAGCAACAATCCTTGACAGCGGCAGCAGCCGCTTACAGAATGCCGCAGCGTTCACCAAGTCCCGAGGCACCGCCTGCCCCCAAGGAATATCAACAAACAATAGAGGAGACAAGCAATCCAGAGCTTGCCAAGTATTTGAACCGTAGCTATTGGGAGCAACGCAAAATTAGCGAGTCTTCCTCAATGGCTAGCCCATCAGCACCAAGTCCCATGCCGCCAACCCCACAGCCTCTACAAAGTATCCCTCTTCAAGCAAAAAGTGCCGATGAAGTTCAAATCGACGATTTTGCTTCTAACATGCGCACACAGGtggaaatttttgtaaatcgAATGAAATCGAACTCAAGCCGTGGACGAAGCATCTCTAATGACTCCTCAGTCCAGACCCTCTTTATGACCCTGACATCTTTGCATTCGCAGCAGCTATCGTACATCAAGGAGATGGACGACAAGCGGATGTGGTACGAGCAGTTGCAGGACAAACTTACCCAGATAAAAGACTCGAGAGCAGCGCTTGACCAGTTGCGTCAGGAGCACGTGGAGAAATTGCGTCGTATTGCCGAGGAGCAGGAGCGCCAACGACAAATGCAGATGGCCCAGAAACTGGAGCTTATGCGTCAGAAAAAGCAAGAATATTTGCAATACCAGCGGCAGTTGGCTCTAAAACGCATTCAGGAGCAGGAGCGTGAGATGCAACTGCGACAGGAGCAACAGAAGGCTCAGTATTTGATGGGCCAGGCTGCACCCCCATTCCCCTACTTACCGCCATCGTCTGTGCCTCAGCATGGATCACCTTCCCATCAACTAAACAATGTTTACAATCCTTATGCTGCTTGTATTCCAGGATACCCAGGAGGTGGCCCCGGGCCGGCTCCCGCGCTGAATGGTCATGGACAATTTCAAGGTATCCCACCCGGCATGTACAATCCGGCCATGCCTCAACAAATACCACCAAATCTTCAACAGCCTGGTGGATTGATCCAGCAGCCGCCGGCCCAGCCGGGTAATGGTCAAATGGTGCCGACCATGCCAGAAAATCAATTTACCAATAATCCAGCGATCCTGCAGCAGGCACCAGGTCAGCCGGCGCAACATCAGCTACCGGTTCAACAGCCTCAGGCTCATCCGGTGCAACCACAGGCAATCCCGGGTCAACCGCAGCCAATCCCTGGGCAGCcccaacagcaacatcagccaGTTCCAGTTCAACAGCAACCACAGCCACAATTATCTCACGTAAtgttgcagcagcaacagctacCCCAATCCCATCCGCCTCTCGCAAATCAGCCTGCTCTCCCTGTACAGGCACCACCACCAGTAACCGAAGTAGCCAACTCTCAAGTTTTAGCAGTGGCAGCTGCCCCACCACCTCCACAAAACGAGCCAGATCCGGCTCCACAAAAATCTGGCGAACCAGCCACAGCCGAATTGATTAGTTTTGACTGA
- the LOC108127108 gene encoding uncharacterized protein, whose product MFVVHRPLFHLQKRVYHLGPHKLQPNCLEVLKFKNLNTRFFSKKNECHKTGKSGKKKLSLKNVDVSGKRVFMRVDFNVPMKEGKITNNQRIVAAIPSIKYALEKKCKSLVLASHLGRPDGKKNKKFSLAPVAKELEKVLGKSVKFLDDCVSDQTLEAVKNPPEGSVFLLENLRFYAEETGSSKGENKKKVKADPKKVKEFREKLAKMGEVYVNDAFGTAHRPHSSMMGESYKLRASGFLMDKELEYFARVLDNPAKPFLAILGGAKIADKIPLITNLLNNVQSMIIGGGMAFTFLKVYKSMEIGKSLFDKDGSKMVEDIICKAKEKNVKMIFPVDIVIANSMDKPSAVETVDVREGIPNDMMGLDVGKKSNEIFAQAICESKTIVWNGPPGLFEDDKFAKGTKSMLDAVVEATKKGATTIVGGGDTATACKKFGGADKVSHVSTGGGASLELLEGKLLPGVAALSDA is encoded by the exons ATGTTTGTTGTTCATCGTCCTCTATTCCATTTGCAAAAACGGGTCTACCATTTAGGGCCACACAAATTACAGCCAAACTGCCTTGAAGTTCTTaagtttaaaaacttaaacactcgattttttagcaaaaaaaatgagTGCCACAAAACCGGAAAGTCTGGGAAAAAAAAGTTGAGTTTAAAAAACGTTGATGTATCTGGAAAACGGGTATTTATGAG AGTCGACTTTAACGTTCCAATGAAGGAGGGTAAAATAACAAACAATCAGCGAATTGTGGCGGCTATCCCAAGTATCAAGTATGCGTTGGAAAAAAAGTGCAAATCTTTG GTTTTGGCCTCCCATCTGGGACGTCCAGATGGAAAGAAGAATAAAAAGTTCTCACTGGCGCCCGTGGCAAAGGAGCTGGAGAAGGTTTTGGGAAAGTctgtgaaattcttggacgaCTGCGTTAGTGATCAGACCCTAGAAGCTGTAAAAAATCCTCCCGAAGGCAGTGTCTTCTTGTTGGAAAACCTACGGTTTTATGCAGAAGAAACTGGCAGTAGTAAGGGCGAAAACAAGAAGAAGGTAAAAGCTGATCCAAAGAAGGTCAAGGAGTTTCGTGAAAAACTGGCTAAAATGGGGGAAGTTTACGTTAACGATGCCTTTGGTACTGCCCATCGGCCCCATAGCTCTATGATGGGCGAATCTTACAAGTTGAGAGCATCGGGATTCCTCATGGACAAGGAACTGGAATACTTTGCTAGGGTTCTGGACAACCCGGCGAAACCATTTCTAGCGATTTTGGGTGGCGCCAAGATAGCCGACAAAATACCTCTGATTACCAATCTCCTTAATAATGTCCAGTCCATGATCATTGGTGGAGGCATGGCTTTTACTTTTCTTAAAGTTTATAAAAGTATGGAAATCGGGAAGTCTCTTTTCGACAAAGATGGATCCAAAATGGTAGAAGATATCATCTGCAAGGCGAAGGAAAAGAACGTAAAAATGATATTCCCAGTAGATATTGTCATTGCCAATAGTATGGATAAGCCGAGTGCAGTCGAAACAGTGGATGTAAGGGAAGGTATACCTAATGACATGATGGGCTTGGATGTTGGCAAAAAATCTAACGAGATTTTTGCCCAAGCCATTTGTGAATCCAAAACTATTGTGTGGAACGGTCCACCCGGTCTGTTTGAAGATGACAAATTCGCCAAGGGCACGAAATCCATGTTGGACGCCGTGGTTGAGGCAACAAAAAAGGGGGCGACTACAATTGTCGGTGGCGGTGACACGGCAACGGCTTGCAAAAAATTTGGAGGTGCGGATAAAGTCTCTCATGTTTCTACTGGGGGAGGAGCATCGCTAGAATTGTTGGAAGGAAAGCTCCTCCCTGGAGTGGCCGCACTTTCTGATGCCTAA
- the Cwc25 gene encoding pre-mRNA-splicing factor CWC25 homolog, which translates to MGGGDLNLKKSWHPNTMKNQERVWKAEEQAKMEEQKLQDLRKEINEERDREELKRLGESSGVLSGSGGAAGEAKLEWMYKNSTELINREEYLLGRKIDKSFETLQAEERRQEQNVIGVKQSINHVEHECVPFSIRQYRNLQSNEQVDLQRKTLEDPLMLIKQREMESRRKLLENPVKLKEIHRILKTEQDLKVANEKQKSKKSKKSKKKKKKSRNSSDDGDSSSDSNSDEDLDRKLARQVSKLKGDSHNSELKLEKLLDAKYRTISKQLDMATKKKKTKKSKRKSGHSSEESHIESEEQKKSWIRSRESPQRPRRSRSPASRYQDQRRKGRSRSHEDRNARRRSRSPQESRKRDRNLEKSCESRRSPEKRRERRRSPEARRTRRSKSTDGRKNISLHRERHRSRSPENRSTSTSSPQLYCTRQQPQSRNRDPPSKRSSPPGRHGGKPKLSQADREARLREMMDNATWREADRSQAVRKHREAYAKEEAQHQEREFDKEFINKEVKKAIANQNSIGDRIRANLNNIQRTASSMNTNFARK; encoded by the exons ATGGGTGGCGGGGATCTG AATCTGAAAAAATCATGGCATCCAAACACAATGAAAAATCAGGAGCGTGTTTGGAAGGCAGAGGAGCAAGCAAAAATGGAGGAACAGAAACTGCAAGACCTCCGAAAGGAAATAAACGAGGAGCGGGACAGAGAAGAACTAAAGAGACTAGGCGAGAGCAGTGGAGTGCTGTCCGGAAGTGGTGGAGCTGCCGGCGAGGCTAAGTTGGAATGGATGTACAAAA ACAGCACCGAGCTTATTAACCGCGAGGAGTACCTTCTCGGACGAAAGATCGACAAGTCCTTTGAGACGCTTCAAGCCGAGGAGCGACGTCAGGAGCAGAACGTAATAGGCGTCAAGCAGTCGATCAACCATGTTGAGCACGAGTGCGTTCCCTTCTCCATCAGACAGTACCGCAACTTGCAGTCGAATGAGCAAGTGGACTTACAGCGGAAGACTCTCGAAGATCCGCTTATGCTCATTAAACAACGTGAAATGGAATCACGGCGCAAACTTCTGGAGAATCCCGTTAAGCTAAAGGAAATTCATCGAATCCTTAAAACTGAGCAAGACCTAAAAGTCGCCAATgagaaacaaaaatcaaaaaaaagcaaaaaatctaaaaaaaagaagaaaaagagtaGAAATTCGAGTGATGATGGGGACTCAAGTAGCGATAGTAACTCTGATGAGGATTTAGACCGAAAGTTGGCTCGCCAAGTTAGCAAACTTAAAGGAGATTCCCACAATAGTGAGCTCAAACTAGAAAAACTTTTGGATGCAAAATATCGCACTATATCAAAACAACTTGACATGgctactaaaaaaaaaaagacaaaaaaatccaagagGAAAAGTGGCCACAGCAGTGAAGAAAGCCATATCGAATcagaagaacaaaaaaaatcctgGATAAGAAGCCGGGAAAGTCCGCAGAGGCCCCGACGAAGCAGAAGTCCGGCTTCCAGATATCAAGACCAAAGGCGTAAAGGAAGGAGTAGGAGTCATGAAGATAGAAACGCGCGACGTAGGAGTCGCAGCCCACAGGAAAGTAGGAAAAGGGACAGGAATTTGGAAAAAAGCTGTGAAAGCCGGAGAAGTCCTGAAAAGAGGAGAGAGAGGAGGAGGAGTCCGGAGGCGAGGCGAACCAGGAGAAGCAAAAGTACCGAcggaagaaaaaatatttccttgcATCGAGAGAGACACAGGAGCAGGAGTCCCGAGAATCGCTCAACCAGCACAAGCAGTCCCCAACTTTATTGCACAAGACAACAACCCCAAAGCCGAAACAGGGATCCTCCATCCAAGCGTTCTTCCCCTCCCGGCCGACACGGTGGAAAACCCAAGCTTAGCCAAGCTGATCGGGAAGCCCGCTTGCGCGAGATGATGGACAATGCCACCTGGAGAGAGGCAGATCGCAGCCAGGCGGTGCGCAAACACCGAGAGGCATACGCTAAGGAGGAAGCCCAACACCAAGAACGCGAATTCGACAAGGAGTTTATAAACAAGGAGGTTAAGAAGGCGATAGCTAACCAGAACTCAATCGGCGATCGCATACGGGCCAACCTGAACAACATACAACGCACCGCCTCCTCCATGAACACCAACTTTGCTCGCAAGTAA
- the Pgk gene encoding phosphoglycerate kinase codes for MAFNKLSIESLELDGKRVLMRVDFNVPIKEGKITSNQRIVAALDSIKLALSKKAKSVVLISHLGRPDGNKNTKYTLAPVAEELKTLLGQNVTFLNDCVGNEVEAACKDPAPGSVILLENVRFYVEEEGKGVDASGAKVKADPAKVKEFRASLAKLGDVYVNDAFGTAHRAHSSMMGDGYEKRAAGLLLNKELKYFSQALDKPPNPFLAILGGAKVADKIQLIENLLDKVNEMIIGGGMAFTFLKVLNNMKIGGSLFDEEGSKIVQNLVAKAKKNNVQLHLPVDFVCGDKFAENAAVSEATVEDGIPDGHMGLDVGPKTRELFAAPIARAKLIVWNGPPGVFEFPNFANGTKSIMDGVVAATKNGTVSIIGGGDTASCCAKWNTEALVSHVSTGGGASLELLEGKTLPGVAALSSA; via the exons ATGGCTTTTAACAAACTAAGCATCGAAAGTTTGGAATTAGATGGAAAGCGGGTGCTGATGCG aGTGGACTTTAATGTTCCCATCAAGGAGGGCAAGATCACCAGCAACCAGCGCATTGTGGCTGCTCTGGACAGCATAAAGTTGGCCCTGTCAAAGAAGGCCAAGTCCGTAGTGCTAATCTCCCACCTGGGTCGTCCGGATGgcaacaaaaacaccaaatatACTCTGGCTCCCGTCGCTGAGGAGCTAAAAACTCTGCTGGGCCAGAACGTAACGTTCCTGAACGATTGTGTGGGCAATGAGGTGGAGGCTGCCTGTAAGGATCCCGCTCCTGGCTCTGTTATCCTTTTGGAGAACGTCCGCTTTTATGTTGAAGAGGAGGGAAAGGGCGTCGATGCCAGCGGGGCTAAAGTAAAGGCCGATCCTGCCAAGGTGAAGGAGTTTCGCGCCAGCCTTGCCAAGTTGGGCGATGTCTACGTGAATGATGCCTTTGGCACGGCCCACCGTGCCCACAGTTCCATGATGGGCGATGGTTATGAAAAGCGAGCTGCAGGTCTGCTCCTTAACAAGGAGCTTAAGTACTTCTCTCAGGCTTTGGACAAGCCACCAAATCCCTTCCTGGCCATCTTGGGCGGAGCAAAGGTCGCCGACAAGATCCAACTTATTGAAAACTTGCTGGATAAGGTTAATGAAATGATCATTGGTGGTGGCATGGCCTTCACTTTCCTCAAGGTCCTCAATAACATGAAGATTGGAGGCTCCCTGTTTGACGAGGAGGGCTCTAAGATAGTCCAAAATCTGGTGGCGAAAGCCAAAAAGAATAATGTCCAGCTGCACCTTCCCGTGGACTTTGTTTGTGGTGATAAGTTTGCAGAGAACGCTGCTGTAAGCGAAGCCACCGTGGAGGATGGTATTCCCGACGGGCACATGGGTCTGGATGTGGGCCCCAAAACTCGGGAGCTCTTCGCAGCTCCCATTGCCCGCGCGAAGCTGATCGTGTGGAACGG ACCACCTGGCGTTTTCGAGTTCCCAAACTTTGCCAATGGTACAAAGTCGATTATGGACGGTGTGGTGGCGGCCACCAAGAACGGCACTGTTTCCATCATCGGCGGCGGTGATACTGCCTCGTGCTGCGCCAAGTGGAACACGGAGGCTCTTGTCTCGCATGTGTCTACTGGTGGCGGGGCGTCCCTGGAGCTTTTGGAGGGCAAGACACTGCCAGGCGTGGCCGCTCTGTCTAGCGCCTAA